One segment of Acidianus sp. HS-5 DNA contains the following:
- a CDS encoding methyltransferase domain-containing protein, which produces MKSKTPKLRELVDGVSSYYIIGNIVILSPKKRDIDKEKLVKAIMQINPRVKAVYIKRKVSGELRISELELIGGEDISKTIFKENGLSFVVDIKKVYVNPSLGGEHNKVEEEVKESEKILDAFCGYGGIAMHASTVSKYVIAGDLNIEGLEMLRESLSLNRKKIHLIDIVQYDAHNLPFREKSFDKVYADNPTMVLEFLNELCRVTREELIIYILSTKGGISKIPAYKWLRVNDYSKDLFIFKGYIRCNNKNLSLTSLS; this is translated from the coding sequence ATGAAAAGCAAAACTCCTAAATTAAGAGAATTAGTAGATGGAGTATCTAGTTATTACATAATTGGCAATATAGTAATTTTATCTCCAAAGAAAAGAGATATAGATAAAGAAAAATTAGTCAAAGCTATCATGCAAATTAATCCTAGAGTTAAGGCTGTTTATATTAAAAGAAAAGTTTCTGGAGAACTCAGGATTAGTGAATTAGAATTAATAGGAGGTGAAGATATATCAAAAACCATTTTTAAAGAAAATGGTCTGTCTTTTGTTGTAGATATTAAAAAGGTGTACGTTAATCCTTCATTAGGTGGCGAACATAATAAGGTAGAGGAAGAAGTTAAGGAGAGCGAGAAAATTTTGGATGCGTTTTGCGGCTATGGCGGTATTGCGATGCACGCGAGCACCGTTTCCAAGTATGTTATAGCAGGTGATCTAAACATAGAAGGATTAGAGATGCTTAGAGAAAGCTTATCACTTAATAGGAAGAAAATTCACCTAATAGATATTGTTCAATATGATGCACATAATTTACCCTTTAGAGAAAAATCTTTTGATAAAGTTTATGCAGATAATCCTACAATGGTATTGGAATTTCTAAATGAATTGTGTAGAGTAACTAGGGAGGAATTAATTATTTATATACTATCTACAAAGGGAGGAATATCTAAAATACCTGCATATAAATGGTTAAGAGTTAATGATTATTCTAAGGATCTCTTCATTTTTAAGGGGTACATCAGATGCAATAATAAAAACCTTAGCCTTACTTCCTTGTCTTAA
- a CDS encoding NOB1 family endonuclease, whose amino-acid sequence MERNRNVILDTAGFLAGLENLLDRVYTTPYVINEVKDFASRSSLNLASSSGKVIVMEPSKTSVNKVLKIMMEINEQTLSKTDISIIALSLDLLPSLVFTDDLSLQNILLRLNIPFKSVKLNKYASSKKEFIYICQECKRKFNKYLKECPYCGGKIVKTNK is encoded by the coding sequence ATGGAAAGAAATAGAAATGTAATTCTTGATACTGCAGGCTTTCTAGCAGGATTAGAAAATTTACTTGATAGAGTTTACACAACACCATACGTAATAAACGAAGTAAAAGATTTTGCCTCAAGAAGTTCTCTTAACTTAGCTAGTAGCTCGGGAAAAGTTATAGTAATGGAACCTTCTAAAACTTCAGTAAATAAAGTATTGAAAATAATGATGGAGATTAATGAACAAACTCTCTCAAAAACTGATATTTCGATAATCGCCCTTTCCTTAGATCTATTACCTTCATTAGTTTTTACTGATGATTTATCATTACAAAATATCCTCTTAAGACTTAATATTCCGTTTAAATCAGTAAAATTAAATAAATATGCAAGTAGTAAAAAGGAATTTATTTATATATGTCAGGAATGTAAAAGAAAATTTAATAAATATTTAAAAGAGTGTCCCTATTGTGGCGGAAAAATAGTA
- a CDS encoding DUF371 domain-containing protein yields MIAIDSLEIYGHPNVLGKHRSTLEFTKEDYLTLRGDCILGINSTKAIVDLKEEVKEILRENGYGYVVIKIDDTVDIISGRGNTQMTFSNKIKMIIRKSNFISDSTLLIYSDKAAVDIKREIVNKLRQGSKAKVFIIASDVPLKNEEILRIIINS; encoded by the coding sequence ATGATAGCCATTGATTCCCTAGAAATATATGGTCATCCTAACGTCCTGGGTAAGCATAGATCTACTCTTGAATTTACTAAAGAAGATTACTTGACTCTTAGAGGAGATTGCATACTAGGAATAAATTCAACTAAAGCTATCGTAGATCTAAAAGAGGAAGTAAAAGAGATCCTTAGAGAAAACGGTTATGGCTATGTAGTAATTAAGATTGATGATACAGTAGATATAATATCTGGACGAGGAAATACACAAATGACCTTTTCTAATAAAATAAAAATGATAATAAGAAAATCAAATTTTATTTCTGATTCTACTTTATTGATTTATTCAGATAAAGCTGCTGTAGATATTAAAAGGGAAATCGTAAACAAATTAAGACAAGGAAGTAAGGCTAAGGTTTTTATTATTGCATCTGATGTACCCCTTAAAAATGAAGAGATCCTTAGAATAATCATTAACTCTTAA
- a CDS encoding cation transporter, which produces MIPLEKLREVSRIFLFTGVLLLPVSILEIYFGETYRSAILIADSFHGFIDATSAILFSLLLNIIYRRSNKFPWGLYNLESISILFVTIFIVILSMYYINITIYDINYKVPTWLSLIIYSSSVLTLAVLIFERRYSWISLVRTDLTHSKLDLIMEIISGFAIIINEYYLTLAMVITIIGFILADAIRQFKEAIYSLIGVNYDAPFKERIKIILESLSINLKNVYVRKLGSFYMVYVVVSLPPDCKLSDVYRIRKTVKRVVNSFENVVMVEIKVVPEKIKKRSLISTNNATKVSRGNKVNETGRPKYSANFKDIKNGRELVKKAVTKD; this is translated from the coding sequence TTGATACCATTGGAAAAATTAAGGGAAGTCTCAAGGATATTTTTATTTACTGGCGTATTGCTCTTGCCAGTTTCAATCTTAGAAATATATTTTGGTGAGACTTACCGCTCCGCTATACTTATAGCGGATTCTTTTCACGGATTTATAGATGCGACTTCTGCAATATTGTTTTCTCTATTGCTTAACATAATATATCGGCGATCTAATAAATTCCCTTGGGGATTGTATAATTTAGAGAGCATATCAATACTATTCGTTACGATCTTTATAGTGATACTTTCCATGTATTATATTAATATAACAATCTATGATATTAATTATAAAGTTCCTACATGGTTATCTTTAATAATATATTCAAGTAGCGTGCTAACTTTAGCAGTATTAATTTTTGAGAGACGTTACTCTTGGATTTCTTTAGTAAGAACCGATCTTACTCACAGTAAATTGGACTTAATTATGGAAATAATAAGTGGATTCGCGATAATTATAAACGAATATTATCTCACATTAGCGATGGTTATTACTATAATAGGCTTCATTTTAGCAGATGCAATAAGACAATTTAAAGAGGCAATTTATTCATTAATAGGCGTAAATTATGACGCGCCCTTTAAGGAAAGGATAAAGATAATTTTAGAAAGTCTTAGTATTAATCTTAAGAATGTTTACGTTAGGAAATTAGGTTCATTTTATATGGTATATGTTGTGGTCTCGTTACCACCAGATTGCAAACTCTCAGACGTATATAGGATTAGGAAAACTGTAAAACGAGTAGTAAACTCGTTCGAGAACGTAGTTATGGTGGAGATAAAAGTAGTTCCAGAGAAAATTAAAAAGCGCTCATTAATATCTACTAATAATGCAACAAAAGTTAGCCGCGGCAATAAAGTTAATGAGACAGGTCGGCCCAAATATTCCGCTAATTTCAAGGATATTAAGAACGGAAGAGAACTCGTTAAGAAGGCAGTTACTAAAGATTAG
- a CDS encoding YhbY family RNA-binding protein yields MISEKVKKVKAEHPAIRIGKNGLTEGLVNEIKRQLKEHEVVKVKIGIKEQDRRELAKKVAESVNARLVEVRGYTFILMRNDSH; encoded by the coding sequence ATGATCTCAGAAAAAGTAAAGAAAGTAAAAGCAGAACACCCAGCGATTAGGATAGGTAAGAATGGGTTAACGGAAGGCTTGGTAAATGAGATAAAAAGACAACTAAAGGAGCACGAAGTAGTGAAAGTAAAGATAGGGATCAAGGAACAAGACAGAAGAGAACTCGCCAAGAAAGTTGCAGAATCGGTTAACGCTAGACTTGTAGAAGTTAGAGGATACACATTCATATTGATGAGAAATGATAGCCATTGA
- a CDS encoding NAD(P)/FAD-dependent oxidoreductase translates to MSEYDMIIVGGGPVGLFGAFYATLRDMKTMVIDSQDELGGQLVSLYPEKMVYDVGGYPGILGYDLAQRLVEQAKMFSPDIRLKEWVDMIQKTDDNMWIVRTDKGNQFKTKTVLIAMGIGKIMPSRLGAKGEVEYENKGLYYTVRRKKDFEGKRVLIVGGGDAAVDWALTLAPVAKSVTLIHRRDQFRAHERSVRELFQVATVYTWHELKEVKGDGNKVTQAIIFDNRTKEEKTLDVDSVIISIGFKGDLGNLPKWGVAMKGRDVLVNPRMETNLPGVYAAGDIVSQEGAPKLALIAVGFGQVAIATSVAKKYIDPNASLFAGHSSEMDKFKKV, encoded by the coding sequence ATGTCAGAATACGATATGATAATAGTAGGTGGCGGTCCAGTAGGTTTATTTGGTGCGTTCTATGCCACTTTAAGAGATATGAAAACAATGGTAATAGATTCTCAAGACGAGTTAGGAGGTCAATTAGTTTCATTGTACCCAGAAAAGATGGTTTATGATGTTGGTGGTTATCCAGGCATATTAGGATATGATCTAGCACAGAGATTAGTGGAACAAGCTAAGATGTTCTCTCCTGATATTAGGCTTAAGGAATGGGTAGATATGATACAAAAAACTGATGATAATATGTGGATAGTAAGGACAGATAAAGGTAATCAATTTAAAACAAAAACAGTATTAATAGCAATGGGTATAGGAAAAATAATGCCTTCAAGGTTAGGTGCTAAGGGAGAGGTAGAGTATGAGAATAAAGGACTTTATTACACTGTAAGGAGGAAGAAAGATTTTGAAGGTAAGAGAGTTCTAATAGTTGGAGGAGGAGATGCTGCAGTAGATTGGGCTTTAACTTTAGCTCCAGTAGCAAAATCCGTTACATTAATCCACAGGAGGGATCAGTTTAGAGCTCACGAAAGAAGTGTAAGAGAGTTATTCCAAGTCGCTACAGTATATACATGGCATGAACTAAAAGAAGTTAAAGGGGACGGAAATAAGGTCACTCAAGCTATAATATTCGATAATAGGACCAAAGAAGAAAAGACACTCGACGTGGATTCAGTGATTATAAGTATAGGCTTTAAGGGAGATCTGGGCAATTTACCAAAATGGGGAGTAGCTATGAAAGGAAGGGATGTGCTTGTTAATCCAAGAATGGAAACTAACTTACCTGGAGTTTATGCCGCAGGAGATATTGTTAGCCAAGAAGGAGCTCCAAAATTAGCATTAATTGCTGTTGGATTTGGGCAAGTGGCAATAGCTACCAGTGTTGCAAAGAAGTATATTGATCCTAATGCATCACTGTTTGCAGGACACAGCTCAGAGATGGACAAATTTAAGAAGGTTTGA
- a CDS encoding MqnA/MqnD/SBP family protein, giving the protein MVTIKVGALADSGDLYPFIPLIEGKIKPEGFNLEIEVIPTVQDINEKVLKKEVDVSVPSTAMYPYIQDDYYIMSNAVASAVDGITGMPVLASKEMSIDEVKKSRLIVHGPNTSAFTLYKLLIGKYGKLVIIKRVLDEIKGLGTEGDILVAVHEIKMMYAMQKLGIKYYRIGSMWDMWKNISNNAPMPMGMVVVSKELGKDIALRFKEVYERSKKYAEKNLQEIIPKDVEIMREAQGANLDQEIVEKTIWADIQEYNVPESEVIKGLNTFYKLTEERGILPKVKKIDII; this is encoded by the coding sequence ATGGTAACAATAAAAGTTGGCGCATTAGCTGATTCAGGCGATTTATATCCTTTTATACCTTTAATTGAAGGAAAAATAAAACCTGAAGGCTTTAACTTAGAGATTGAAGTTATACCTACAGTTCAAGATATCAATGAAAAAGTGCTAAAGAAAGAAGTAGATGTATCTGTACCTTCTACAGCTATGTATCCTTACATCCAAGATGATTACTATATAATGAGCAACGCTGTAGCTTCAGCTGTAGATGGAATAACTGGAATGCCTGTCTTAGCATCTAAAGAAATGAGCATTGACGAAGTAAAGAAGTCTAGGCTAATAGTTCACGGACCTAATACTTCGGCATTTACTCTATATAAACTGCTTATAGGAAAATATGGCAAATTAGTAATAATTAAAAGAGTTCTAGATGAAATTAAAGGATTAGGTACTGAGGGCGATATATTAGTTGCAGTGCATGAAATTAAGATGATGTATGCAATGCAAAAATTAGGCATAAAATACTATAGAATAGGCAGTATGTGGGACATGTGGAAGAATATCTCAAACAATGCTCCAATGCCAATGGGCATGGTTGTAGTCTCGAAAGAATTAGGAAAAGACATAGCATTAAGGTTTAAGGAAGTTTACGAGAGGAGTAAGAAATATGCTGAGAAAAACTTACAGGAAATTATACCCAAAGACGTTGAAATAATGAGGGAAGCACAAGGAGCAAATTTAGACCAGGAAATTGTAGAAAAAACAATATGGGCAGATATTCAAGAATATAATGTCCCAGAAAGTGAAGTTATAAAAGGTCTGAATACTTTCTATAAACTTACTGAAGAAAGAGGAATATTACCTAAAGTTAAGAAAATTGATATAATTTAA
- a CDS encoding ribonuclease P protein component 4, giving the protein MNKKALKKRALRLIDDAVKLAEEGNLELARKYVLLAREYSNKGRFKIPIEYKRTFCRKCLTPLIPGRTERIRIKSKILVRSCLICGWIRRYDLRKSKESKSRTPSD; this is encoded by the coding sequence GTGAATAAAAAAGCTCTAAAGAAGAGGGCATTAAGGCTAATAGATGATGCTGTAAAACTTGCAGAAGAAGGCAATTTAGAGTTAGCAAGGAAATACGTATTACTTGCTAGAGAATATTCTAATAAAGGTAGATTTAAAATACCTATAGAATATAAAAGAACATTCTGTAGGAAGTGCTTAACTCCTTTAATTCCAGGCAGAACAGAAAGGATAAGAATAAAGTCAAAGATTTTAGTTAGAAGTTGCTTAATTTGTGGGTGGATAAGAAGATATGATCTCAGAAAAAGTAAAGAAAGTAAAAGCAGAACACCCAGCGATTAG
- a CDS encoding NAD(+)/NADH kinase has product MRIKIISKPSDQILEIVHKVIDNAKIQGFVIDEQNPDIIVAIGGDGTLLKAVKLNKPVIAIKAGRRGFLMDVTPDSIDEVFKRLKEKDYRIQEYPLLETNTCGFSSLSFNETGILADQPETILLTLSFLNSEIQIEGDGALISTPQGTTGWSLSATGNILYSINAMEIAFMNPVLSPLKSVVLPPTEIKVKVESKGYPQKIRVTSDGDLLKTIREGSEISIRLSAKKAVIYRFFDIDPLRMILNGKK; this is encoded by the coding sequence ATGAGAATTAAGATAATTAGCAAGCCTTCAGATCAAATCTTAGAAATAGTACATAAAGTTATAGACAATGCCAAGATTCAAGGATTCGTAATAGATGAGCAAAATCCAGATATTATAGTAGCAATAGGCGGAGACGGAACACTGTTAAAGGCAGTAAAGCTAAACAAACCAGTAATAGCAATTAAAGCTGGAAGAAGAGGATTTCTAATGGACGTAACTCCAGACTCTATAGATGAGGTCTTTAAAAGACTTAAGGAAAAAGATTACAGAATTCAAGAGTATCCCCTTTTAGAGACAAATACGTGTGGATTCTCTTCCTTATCATTTAATGAAACGGGAATTTTAGCAGACCAGCCTGAGACTATTTTATTAACATTGTCATTTCTAAATTCTGAAATTCAAATTGAAGGAGACGGTGCTCTCATTTCAACACCTCAAGGAACTACAGGATGGAGTCTTTCAGCTACTGGAAATATTCTTTACAGCATAAATGCAATGGAAATAGCTTTCATGAATCCAGTTCTTTCTCCCTTAAAATCTGTAGTATTACCGCCAACTGAAATAAAAGTTAAAGTAGAAAGTAAAGGATATCCACAAAAAATAAGAGTTACCAGTGATGGAGATCTCTTAAAAACTATAAGAGAGGGAAGCGAAATAAGCATCAGATTAAGTGCAAAAAAAGCGGTAATATACAGATTTTTTGATATAGATCCATTGAGGATGATATTAAATGGAAAGAAATAG
- a CDS encoding MFS transporter, giving the protein MKGYSIFFARVIYAISWFYLAPAIPYIVTNFKVPIDLAGLIPFSFFLGSGSMQIPSAFISSKLGSRNTLVLGLFIMSLSIFLIGISRDFMQILMFYFTAGVGASMFFSTGAAILSYLNEKKITTALGVYNSMFALGGILGLNWIILDEKLDFFLSSIILSTLTVLAAIINLNKPNLKMNWKMIKDRNSFIIGIASAGVWGIYYVVGELFPSFAKFYLNIQVLQSSEFTSILLLSSMLGGLLGFLGDKIDKTKLLIISSVLGSTPALLLYTKYYILGIVVIGVFNELSISLVYAIASIGKGINSGISLAEVNSLNILIGSLFEPIGSFVGSMIWIITTILSLVPLILLKKLKVNV; this is encoded by the coding sequence ATGAAAGGTTATTCAATATTTTTTGCCAGAGTAATATATGCGATAAGTTGGTTCTACTTAGCACCGGCAATACCTTATATAGTCACTAATTTTAAGGTTCCGATAGATTTAGCAGGATTAATACCATTTTCCTTCTTTTTAGGTTCAGGTAGTATGCAAATACCTTCTGCGTTTATTTCCTCTAAATTAGGTTCCAGAAATACTTTGGTTTTAGGGCTATTCATAATGTCCTTATCTATATTTCTTATTGGTATTTCAAGAGATTTCATGCAAATTCTAATGTTCTATTTTACTGCAGGTGTTGGTGCATCTATGTTCTTTTCAACTGGTGCTGCAATTTTATCGTACTTAAACGAGAAGAAAATAACTACAGCGTTAGGAGTCTATAATTCTATGTTTGCTTTAGGAGGAATATTAGGATTAAACTGGATAATTTTAGACGAAAAATTAGATTTTTTCTTATCTTCAATTATACTGTCTACTCTTACAGTCCTTGCAGCAATTATCAATCTCAATAAACCTAACTTGAAAATGAATTGGAAGATGATTAAAGATAGGAATTCATTTATAATAGGTATAGCATCTGCAGGAGTATGGGGAATATATTATGTAGTGGGAGAATTATTTCCTTCTTTTGCAAAATTCTATCTAAATATACAAGTTTTACAAAGCAGTGAATTTACTTCAATTCTGCTTTTATCATCGATGTTAGGTGGTTTGCTAGGTTTTTTAGGAGATAAAATAGACAAAACGAAACTATTGATTATATCGTCAGTATTAGGAAGCACGCCCGCTTTGCTTCTTTATACAAAGTATTATATCCTAGGAATAGTAGTAATAGGCGTCTTTAATGAATTATCCATATCGCTTGTATACGCAATAGCTTCTATCGGCAAGGGAATAAATTCTGGAATTTCGCTAGCAGAAGTAAATTCACTAAATATATTAATTGGAAGCTTATTTGAGCCAATTGGAAGTTTTGTTGGAAGTATGATATGGATAATAACAACTATATTATCTCTTGTCCCATTGATTTTACTAAAGAAACTTAAGGTGAACGTCTAA
- a CDS encoding 16S rRNA methyltransferase: MKLNFILLDSALELVPKEILNDPSVIKNAEKRGKRPEDTMLDISLHYHAMRKMKDWQKRGRPDIVHMAMVMILSEKEILGDFYIHTYDSKVIKVERDMSPPKNYNRFIGLMEQLLKIGKIPPNSSKPLMEILNVKLSDIVKKYKPILLSEDGNKVDPKDLCNDNLLLGIGAFQHSDFSEEVQDLFTEHYSISRRTLETQQVICRILSSCNYLLGWP; the protein is encoded by the coding sequence GTGAAACTTAACTTCATCCTTTTAGATTCTGCTCTAGAGCTGGTGCCTAAGGAAATCTTAAACGACCCTAGCGTTATTAAAAATGCAGAAAAGAGAGGAAAGAGACCTGAAGATACTATGCTAGACATCTCTTTGCATTATCATGCAATGAGAAAAATGAAAGATTGGCAAAAAAGAGGAAGGCCAGACATTGTGCATATGGCAATGGTTATGATTCTATCTGAAAAGGAAATTTTAGGAGATTTTTATATTCATACATACGACTCAAAGGTCATAAAAGTTGAGAGAGACATGAGTCCTCCTAAAAATTATAACAGATTTATAGGTCTAATGGAACAATTATTAAAAATTGGTAAAATACCACCTAATTCTTCTAAACCTTTAATGGAAATCCTAAATGTGAAGTTATCCGATATAGTTAAAAAATATAAGCCAATTCTTCTCTCTGAAGATGGAAATAAAGTAGATCCTAAAGATTTGTGTAACGATAATTTACTTTTAGGTATTGGAGCATTTCAGCATAGTGATTTTTCTGAAGAAGTGCAAGATCTTTTTACTGAACATTACTCAATAAGCAGGAGAACTTTAGAAACTCAACAAGTAATATGTAGAATATTATCTTCATGTAATTACTTATTAGGTTGGCCCTGA